Genomic segment of Pochonia chlamydosporia 170 chromosome 1, whole genome shotgun sequence:
TCTCGAACAGGCCCTGGCCGAAGGCGACCTTGTCGGCGACGCTTCCACCGTTGACCTGAATCTCCATGAGATgggccttcttctgcttgagGGGGGTCTTGCGGATCTGAGTGTGGGCAAGCACACGCACGACAGTGCAGTACTTCTTGATGCGCTCGAGCTCGCGGGTGATGCTGGCGCCGCTGGACTCGCTGTGCTTCTTGGCGTACTTGGTGaaggccttcttcttgctcttgtaCCAGTTCTTGTAGAAGCGGCGCTTGACCTCGTCGGACAAGTGCTCAGCCCACACGGTGGTGAGGGAGCGCAAGCCGCGGGGGGTTTCGATGTAAccgacaagaccaacaacGATCATCTAAAAAGGATGTTAGCCATAGGCTCAAACGCCAAGCGGGCTGAGTTGTTCGTACAGGTGGTGTATCGACGACCGTGACGGCCTCTACGACttccttcttgttggccttggcgCCAGGTCGGTCGAGGTCACGAACGATCGTGGTCATACCGGCCTTGTAGCCCATGGCGGCGGTCAGGTGGACGGGCTTCTTGGGGTCATCCTTGGGGAAGCTATACAGAGAGCGCACAATTGATTAGCCCAGCAGATTCTTTTGTTGCTTGAACCATCACCATTTTGTCTGGTGAAGGGTgtgcaaaaaaaaaaaaaattcgAACTTAcgacttgaccttgccaCGGTGACGGGCAGCACGCTTCCTGGGCAAGAAAGCCAGGGAGCCGTGTCGGGGAGCCTCGAACTTGCGGTGCTATTCGCAAATAATAATCAGTATTCATTGTTTTCATAAGGAAATGCGCAATCAATTCCATTGTTGCATATCGTCTTGGGCGGCTTACACTCATTTTGGCgggctgtggtggtttgggttaGTAAAGAGTTGACGAAGCCTGCGTGacagagaagaagaccaaaGAGTAGGAGGGTTTTTCTTCAGAAAATTTGTGGGCGAAATTTTAAGCGAGGACCTGTGTGAGGCCGACAGACCCCATGCGttgtgtgcgtgtgtgtggCTCCTACTACTGGCGCTAGTCCTATTACAGTACCTTGAATATGTCTCCACCAGGGTTGGCCTTCACCGAGATCTTTTGACACCGTCCCGGCGAATGAATTCTCTCGGTGTGATTGACACAGCTCACGTGATCGTCTGACCTTCAGATCCTTGGCCGGGATGCTTTCTTTGAGACACGGGCGGCATAACTGGCCGGAAAGAGCCACTAGCGCAAATCGTGTCAACACACATTCATCTCACATCTCAATACCAGGTACCGAGGACGATGCACCATGACACACACCACTCATCAATTGAAACCATCAATTGAAACCATCAATTGAAACCATCAATTTGATTCACGTACCAAATAAAACTACTTTACTTGATGAGCGACTACTTACAGTACGGATATCGTTCGCTTGTGACTTTTGTagccaaaaaagaaaacatgaAATACCGTTGCACCCATCCACCACCCTTTCCCATTCGAACCCCAAACATCCccagagacaaaagaaaagatAAAAAGGGAATATAAAAGTTCGGGTCGTCCCCGGTGGTATACACTTAGCAAGTAAACATGAGCGAGTTTGCCGCATAACTTTCAGAGAACTCATCAAAATACTCTTTAACCCCTCCAAATAAAAAAATAATAAAAAAAGGGGCCGAGAATAAAACTCAGCACAATCACACTTTACTCCGTTTTAGCGGCGGCGCTTGATGTACCATTGACTCCTCCAAtcgttggcgatgttgaCTTTGCATCACCGGGCCCCGACGTGGGACCAGATCCATTGGCAACAATGCCAGccttcttgtcctcttcAGGACTATCATCGTAATCTTCGTCGACGTCCATCTTTCTTGCGGCTCGCTCAGGTTCCGAGGCGGGAGCTGCCCCGGCAGAGGGGGGTTGATCCGAAGCTGGCCGCTCCTCCTTGTGCCCTGGCCCGGTTTGTGCTTTGTCTTGGGGACCGCTGGAGGCGGCATTGCCAGTTTGCATAGGCGGGAGCTGGTTAGGGCCAATGGAGTGGTTCTGTGGGTGGTGAGCAGCCTCAGAAGGATGGTAATTATCACTTTGAGGGCGAGATTCCTCCTTCTTAGGCTCGTCCGGGCGACGCTGTTCATCAGCTCGTCGTGCTTCATTAGAGTTGCGGCGATAGCCATCCCGGGGAGGGGTTGATGGTCTACGGTGCCTCATATCATCCAGACGAGCGCGGTTTTCCTCATTagcctgcttcttggcagcCGACTCTTCTTCCCACTCGCGCATCCGTTTTGGCCCAACAGACGGTGGACGGTCGTCAGGGCGCTGTGCAGCCGCATCAGGGCCGGCGCCAGGAGGTGGCGGAGGGCCATTCTCAGCAGCAcctggcggaggaggaccCTCAGGATGATGAGGGGGGTAACTGGGAGCCGCCGGGTGCTGAGGGTAAGCCGACTTTGGGGACGGCATTCGATTATCATGAGGTCTAACCTCACCTCGAGGGCTGTTGGTTTGCGGTCTGAAGGGAGCAGCACCATTGGAAGGCGCGTTGGCTCCATTAGCACTGTTTGGCTGAGCCCCGGATGACGGAGGTGGGCCTCCCCAGTTAGGATTGGCAACTCGTCGTTCAGTCGGAGCTGGGCCTTGCGACGGAGGTGGAGGGGGTTGTCCATACTGATGGGCGCCAGGTGCTGGAGAAGGCCCACGGCGAGATGGACCAGGAGGAGCACCTCGGGGTTCATGATATCCTCCTTGCCGCATCTGCTGGTCCTGTTGAGGGCTGGGCTGGCGCTGAGGAGGCGGGGGAGGTCCCCTGAACGGCTCTCCTCGGTTCTCATACGGAttgggtggttgtggtggcggGTTGACGTTGGAGAGTCTGCCAGCCCAGTTatcaccagctccagcaggCGCAGGTGGAGGACCGCCAGCAGGGGGCTGCTGTGCAGAACCACCCCATTGTGGTCCAACTGGGCCAGAAGGACCGGCGGCCTGGTAGGCTTGAGGATGTACATCAGCAGGTTGAGGTGCCGGAGCCTGTCCGCCGCCATTGCTACCACCGGACCGGAGGAGCTGTAGACGGGCCTTGATGTGAGGATTGCCAGGGTCAAGCTCGGCGGCTCTTTGATAGGCATCCAGGGCATCCGCAATTTGATTGTTGCAAGATTCGTACTGCATCAAGTTAGAGATGTGTGGATAAAGCAGGGCAAAAACGTAGACAAAAACATAAGACGTACCAGAGTACCGAGATCATACCACACTTCAGAAATGTAAGGGTTCAGGCGGATGGCGCGGGAGTAGGCGTCGAGGGCATCGCGATACTGGTTGATCTGATAATAGAGCACACCAATGGAGCACCAGAAAGTTGGGTTCTTTCCATCGCGGTACACCGCTTGCTGGTACGCTTCATAAGCCTTTGGGTATTTCTGCTGGGCCATGTAGCAACGACCCAAGAGATACCAGCTCTGGGCATCTTGGTTATCTAGACCCAGGACGTTAGCTTATGATGCGACGTAACATGTCGTGAATTGTTCATCTTACCAGCTGAGACGGATTTCTCCAGATACTGGATGGCCCGATCCTGGGTCTCATATGCGCTGctttgctggtgatggagccATCCCAGCTGCTGAAGGACTTTGGCGTGGTTGGGGGAGTGATCAAGAACTCGTTGGTAGGCGGCTTTAGCGCTATCAAACTAGGGGGCAAGTTAGTATCTAGACAATCACGCACACAATTAATGCGACATCGAACGTACGTCTTTTTGCTGTTCGTGGACGTGACCGATCTGGAACCAGATGTCCTCCTGGGTCAAAGGGCCGGGAGGAGAATTGACGATGTACTTGAAGCACTGTTGGCCAACGCTGTTAGTATCCGATTTTGTCAGTTCAACACCAGTTGCCCATGCCACATACCTCAAGGCTTTGGTTGAACTTTGACTGCTGCTTGTATATTATACCAAGACGAAAGTATATCTCATTGGCCT
This window contains:
- a CDS encoding 60S ribosomal protein L3 (similar to Aspergillus terreus NIH2624 XP_001208491.1), which encodes MSHRKFEAPRHGSLAFLPRKRAARHRGKVKSFPKDDPKKPVHLTAAMGYKAGMTTIVRDLDRPGAKANKKEVVEAVTVVDTPPMIVVGLVGYIETPRGLRSLTTVWAEHLSDEVKRRFYKNWYKSKKKAFTKYAKKHSESSGASITRELERIKKYCTVVRVLAHTQIRKTPLKQKKAHLMEIQVNGGSVADKVAFGQGLFEKPVGIDSIFEQDEMIDVIAVTKGHGFNGVTARWGTKKLPRKTHKGLRKVACIGAWHPSHVQWTVARAGQMGYHHRTSVNHKVYRIGKADAEDSASTEVDVTKKKITPLGGFVRYGEVNNDFVMLKGSIPGVKKRVMTLRKSMFTHTSRRALEKINLKWIDTSSEFGHGAFQTPAEKKQYQGTLKKDLATA
- a CDS encoding transcriptional corepressor Cyc8 (similar to Neosartorya fischeri NRRL 181 XP_001260648.1), which encodes MANHHPSPTMMQMQQQQQQHQAPVAPPQNVPPPPFAPSQQIAGMNEAVWLQIGSFSELLRVPDEAMHAYERALQANQNSTAAMNAIGMLLKGREAFDKALEFFRAMVQIEQNNGEAWGNLGHCYLMTENLQKAYDAYQQALVNLRDPKDPMLWYGIGILYDRYGSYDYAEEAFSQVMQIQPDFEKANEIYFRLGIIYKQQSKFNQSLECFKYIVNSPPGPLTQEDIWFQIGHVHEQQKDFDSAKAAYQRVLDHSPNHAKVLQQLGWLHHQQSSAYETQDRAIQYLEKSVSADNQDAQSWYLLGRCYMAQQKYPKAYEAYQQAVYRDGKNPTFWCSIGVLYYQINQYRDALDAYSRAIRLNPYISEVWYDLGTLYESCNNQIADALDAYQRAAELDPGNPHIKARLQLLRSGGSNGGGQAPAPQPADVHPQAYQAAGPSGPVGPQWGGSAQQPPAGGPPPAPAGAGDNWAGRLSNVNPPPQPPNPYENRGEPFRGPPPPPQRQPSPQQDQQMRQGGYHEPRGAPPGPSRRGPSPAPGAHQYGQPPPPPSQGPAPTERRVANPNWGGPPPSSGAQPNSANGANAPSNGAAPFRPQTNSPRGEVRPHDNRMPSPKSAYPQHPAAPSYPPHHPEGPPPPGAAENGPPPPPGAGPDAAAQRPDDRPPSVGPKRMREWEEESAAKKQANEENRARLDDMRHRRPSTPPRDGYRRNSNEARRADEQRRPDEPKKEESRPQSDNYHPSEAAHHPQNHSIGPNQLPPMQTGNAASSGPQDKAQTGPGHKEERPASDQPPSAGAAPASEPERAARKMDVDEDYDDSPEEDKKAGIVANGSGPTSGPGDAKSTSPTIGGVNGTSSAAAKTE